One genomic region from Phragmites australis chromosome 1, lpPhrAust1.1, whole genome shotgun sequence encodes:
- the LOC133925716 gene encoding uncharacterized protein LOC133925716 isoform X4 yields MLQLLPFHGYQSSLSFILWSLVGFGLIVCFLSYKHQADSGQTRIYFSHLPATRELEEVEEEHFRLPPPHKVNPRAVKRRGPRKQPKVMDEYLDESSAIHGLFFPDQGASMDPSKGGNDSMYFYPGRVWLDTNGNAIQAHGGGIMYDHKTAKFYWYGENKDGPTYQAHSKGAHRVDIIGVSCYSSKDLWSWTHEGIVLPGEPTNVTHDLHKSKVLERPKVMYNDRTGKYVMWMHIDDANYTKASVGVAVSNSPTGPFTYLYSFRPHGFESRDMTIFKDDDGMAYLFYSSRDNTELHVSPLRNDYLHITAAMKRILIRRHREAPAVFKLQGTYYMVTSGCSGWAPNRALAHATDSIMGLWKTLGNPCVGGNKFFRLTTFLSQSTFVLPLPGLPGTFIFMADRWNPSNLRDSRYVWLPLFIGGLADEPLDNSFGFPLWSRVSIYWHRKWRLPEGWREGYT; encoded by the exons ATGTTGCAATTGCTGCCCTTTCATG GATATCAATCCTCGTTATCTTTTATTCTATGGAGCTTGGTGGGTTTTGGTCTCATTGTCTGCTTCCTTTCCTATAAACATCAAGCAGACAGTGGGCAGACCCGTATTTACTTCAGCCATCTACCTGCGACCAGAGAATTGGAGGAAGTCGAGGAGGAGCATTTTCGCTTGCCACCTCCTCACAAGGTGAATCCTCGTGCAGTGAAACGGAGGGGGCCACGTAAGCAGCCAAAGGTTATGGATGAATATCTGGATGAGTCTTCAGCAATACACGGCTTGTTCTTTCCTGATCAAGGAGCGTCTATGGACCCATCAAAAGGCGGAAATGATAGCATGTACTTTTATCCCGGTAGAGTGTGGCTGGACACTAATGGAAATGCCATTCAAGCCCATGGTGGCGGGATTATGTATGATCACAAGACTGCTAAATTCTATTGGTATGGAGAAAACAAAGATGGACCAACCTACCAAGCTCACTCCAAAGGGGCACATAGG GTTGACATCATTGGAGTAAGCTGCTACTCATCGAAGGACCTATGGTCATGGACTCATGAAGGAATTGTGCTTCCTGGAGAGCCTACTAATGTCACCCATGACCTTCATAAATCGAAGGTGCTTGAGAGACCTAAGGTGATGTATAATGATCGCACTGGGAAATATGTTATGTGGATGCACATCGATGATGCTAACTACACCAAAGCATCTGTTGGTGTGGCTGTCAGCAACTCCCCCACTGGACCTTTTACTTACCTTTACAGCTTCCGCCCGCATGGTTTTGAAAGTAGAGACATGACAATCTTCAAAGATGATGATGGAATGGCTTACCTCTTCTACTCTTCTCGTGATAATACTGAGCTTCATGTTAGTCCATTGAGAAATGACTATCTTCACATTACAGCAGCGATGAAGAGAATATTAATAAGGCGACATCGGGAAGCGCCAGCGGTCTTCAAGCTCCAAGGAACCTACTACATGGTCACCTCTGGTTGCTCGGGTTGGGCTCCCAACAGAGCATTGGCACATGCTACAGACTCGATCATGGGCCTATGGAAAACATTGGGAAACCCTTGTGTTGGAGGCAACAAGTTTTTCCGACTGACAACGTTCTTATCTCAAAGCACATTCGTGCTACCCCTGCCTGGCTTGCCTGGTACATTTATCTTCATGGCGGATAGGTGGAATCCATCAAACTTGAGAGACTCCCGGTAtgtttggctacctctgttcaTTGGAGGATTGGCAGATGAACCGCTGGACAACAGTTTTGGCTTCCCATTGTGGTCAAGGGTGTCAATCTATTGGCACAGGAAATGGCGCCTCCCCGAAGGTTGGAGGGAGGGATATACCTGA
- the LOC133925716 gene encoding uncharacterized protein LOC133925716 isoform X1 produces the protein MVMMLAVWFGAVLEGARVDHAAVGDQPARSGTGMVRLLGYQSSLSFILWSLVGFGLIVCFLSYKHQADSGQTRIYFSHLPATRELEEVEEEHFRLPPPHKVNPRAVKRRGPRKQPKVMDEYLDESSAIHGLFFPDQGASMDPSKGGNDSMYFYPGRVWLDTNGNAIQAHGGGIMYDHKTAKFYWYGENKDGPTYQAHSKGAHRVDIIGVSCYSSKDLWSWTHEGIVLPGEPTNVTHDLHKSKVLERPKVMYNDRTGKYVMWMHIDDANYTKASVGVAVSNSPTGPFTYLYSFRPHGFESRDMTIFKDDDGMAYLFYSSRDNTELHVSPLRNDYLHITAAMKRILIRRHREAPAVFKLQGTYYMVTSGCSGWAPNRALAHATDSIMGLWKTLGNPCVGGNKFFRLTTFLSQSTFVLPLPGLPGTFIFMADRWNPSNLRDSRYVWLPLFIGGLADEPLDNSFGFPLWSRVSIYWHRKWRLPEGWREGYT, from the exons ATGGTAATGATGCTCGCCGTTTGGTTTGGTGCTGTGCTTGAAGGTGCGCGCGTAGACCATGCTGCGGTAGGAGATCAACCTGCAAGATCCGGGACCGGGATGGTTCGCTTGTTAG GATATCAATCCTCGTTATCTTTTATTCTATGGAGCTTGGTGGGTTTTGGTCTCATTGTCTGCTTCCTTTCCTATAAACATCAAGCAGACAGTGGGCAGACCCGTATTTACTTCAGCCATCTACCTGCGACCAGAGAATTGGAGGAAGTCGAGGAGGAGCATTTTCGCTTGCCACCTCCTCACAAGGTGAATCCTCGTGCAGTGAAACGGAGGGGGCCACGTAAGCAGCCAAAGGTTATGGATGAATATCTGGATGAGTCTTCAGCAATACACGGCTTGTTCTTTCCTGATCAAGGAGCGTCTATGGACCCATCAAAAGGCGGAAATGATAGCATGTACTTTTATCCCGGTAGAGTGTGGCTGGACACTAATGGAAATGCCATTCAAGCCCATGGTGGCGGGATTATGTATGATCACAAGACTGCTAAATTCTATTGGTATGGAGAAAACAAAGATGGACCAACCTACCAAGCTCACTCCAAAGGGGCACATAGG GTTGACATCATTGGAGTAAGCTGCTACTCATCGAAGGACCTATGGTCATGGACTCATGAAGGAATTGTGCTTCCTGGAGAGCCTACTAATGTCACCCATGACCTTCATAAATCGAAGGTGCTTGAGAGACCTAAGGTGATGTATAATGATCGCACTGGGAAATATGTTATGTGGATGCACATCGATGATGCTAACTACACCAAAGCATCTGTTGGTGTGGCTGTCAGCAACTCCCCCACTGGACCTTTTACTTACCTTTACAGCTTCCGCCCGCATGGTTTTGAAAGTAGAGACATGACAATCTTCAAAGATGATGATGGAATGGCTTACCTCTTCTACTCTTCTCGTGATAATACTGAGCTTCATGTTAGTCCATTGAGAAATGACTATCTTCACATTACAGCAGCGATGAAGAGAATATTAATAAGGCGACATCGGGAAGCGCCAGCGGTCTTCAAGCTCCAAGGAACCTACTACATGGTCACCTCTGGTTGCTCGGGTTGGGCTCCCAACAGAGCATTGGCACATGCTACAGACTCGATCATGGGCCTATGGAAAACATTGGGAAACCCTTGTGTTGGAGGCAACAAGTTTTTCCGACTGACAACGTTCTTATCTCAAAGCACATTCGTGCTACCCCTGCCTGGCTTGCCTGGTACATTTATCTTCATGGCGGATAGGTGGAATCCATCAAACTTGAGAGACTCCCGGTAtgtttggctacctctgttcaTTGGAGGATTGGCAGATGAACCGCTGGACAACAGTTTTGGCTTCCCATTGTGGTCAAGGGTGTCAATCTATTGGCACAGGAAATGGCGCCTCCCCGAAGGTTGGAGGGAGGGATATACCTGA
- the LOC133925716 gene encoding uncharacterized protein LOC133925716 isoform X5, translated as MVRLLGYQSSLSFILWSLVGFGLIVCFLSYKHQADSGQTRIYFSHLPATRELEEVEEEHFRLPPPHKVNPRAVKRRGPRKQPKVMDEYLDESSAIHGLFFPDQGASMDPSKGGNDSMYFYPGRVWLDTNGNAIQAHGGGIMYDHKTAKFYWYGENKDGPTYQAHSKGAHRVDIIGVSCYSSKDLWSWTHEGIVLPGEPTNVTHDLHKSKVLERPKVMYNDRTGKYVMWMHIDDANYTKASVGVAVSNSPTGPFTYLYSFRPHGFESRDMTIFKDDDGMAYLFYSSRDNTELHVSPLRNDYLHITAAMKRILIRRHREAPAVFKLQGTYYMVTSGCSGWAPNRALAHATDSIMGLWKTLGNPCVGGNKFFRLTTFLSQSTFVLPLPGLPGTFIFMADRWNPSNLRDSRYVWLPLFIGGLADEPLDNSFGFPLWSRVSIYWHRKWRLPEGWREGYT; from the exons ATGGTTCGCTTGTTAG GATATCAATCCTCGTTATCTTTTATTCTATGGAGCTTGGTGGGTTTTGGTCTCATTGTCTGCTTCCTTTCCTATAAACATCAAGCAGACAGTGGGCAGACCCGTATTTACTTCAGCCATCTACCTGCGACCAGAGAATTGGAGGAAGTCGAGGAGGAGCATTTTCGCTTGCCACCTCCTCACAAGGTGAATCCTCGTGCAGTGAAACGGAGGGGGCCACGTAAGCAGCCAAAGGTTATGGATGAATATCTGGATGAGTCTTCAGCAATACACGGCTTGTTCTTTCCTGATCAAGGAGCGTCTATGGACCCATCAAAAGGCGGAAATGATAGCATGTACTTTTATCCCGGTAGAGTGTGGCTGGACACTAATGGAAATGCCATTCAAGCCCATGGTGGCGGGATTATGTATGATCACAAGACTGCTAAATTCTATTGGTATGGAGAAAACAAAGATGGACCAACCTACCAAGCTCACTCCAAAGGGGCACATAGG GTTGACATCATTGGAGTAAGCTGCTACTCATCGAAGGACCTATGGTCATGGACTCATGAAGGAATTGTGCTTCCTGGAGAGCCTACTAATGTCACCCATGACCTTCATAAATCGAAGGTGCTTGAGAGACCTAAGGTGATGTATAATGATCGCACTGGGAAATATGTTATGTGGATGCACATCGATGATGCTAACTACACCAAAGCATCTGTTGGTGTGGCTGTCAGCAACTCCCCCACTGGACCTTTTACTTACCTTTACAGCTTCCGCCCGCATGGTTTTGAAAGTAGAGACATGACAATCTTCAAAGATGATGATGGAATGGCTTACCTCTTCTACTCTTCTCGTGATAATACTGAGCTTCATGTTAGTCCATTGAGAAATGACTATCTTCACATTACAGCAGCGATGAAGAGAATATTAATAAGGCGACATCGGGAAGCGCCAGCGGTCTTCAAGCTCCAAGGAACCTACTACATGGTCACCTCTGGTTGCTCGGGTTGGGCTCCCAACAGAGCATTGGCACATGCTACAGACTCGATCATGGGCCTATGGAAAACATTGGGAAACCCTTGTGTTGGAGGCAACAAGTTTTTCCGACTGACAACGTTCTTATCTCAAAGCACATTCGTGCTACCCCTGCCTGGCTTGCCTGGTACATTTATCTTCATGGCGGATAGGTGGAATCCATCAAACTTGAGAGACTCCCGGTAtgtttggctacctctgttcaTTGGAGGATTGGCAGATGAACCGCTGGACAACAGTTTTGGCTTCCCATTGTGGTCAAGGGTGTCAATCTATTGGCACAGGAAATGGCGCCTCCCCGAAGGTTGGAGGGAGGGATATACCTGA
- the LOC133925716 gene encoding uncharacterized protein LOC133925716 isoform X2, which produces MKVSKGRMKMRNKQRKSSALNFVAGYQSSLSFILWSLVGFGLIVCFLSYKHQADSGQTRIYFSHLPATRELEEVEEEHFRLPPPHKVNPRAVKRRGPRKQPKVMDEYLDESSAIHGLFFPDQGASMDPSKGGNDSMYFYPGRVWLDTNGNAIQAHGGGIMYDHKTAKFYWYGENKDGPTYQAHSKGAHRVDIIGVSCYSSKDLWSWTHEGIVLPGEPTNVTHDLHKSKVLERPKVMYNDRTGKYVMWMHIDDANYTKASVGVAVSNSPTGPFTYLYSFRPHGFESRDMTIFKDDDGMAYLFYSSRDNTELHVSPLRNDYLHITAAMKRILIRRHREAPAVFKLQGTYYMVTSGCSGWAPNRALAHATDSIMGLWKTLGNPCVGGNKFFRLTTFLSQSTFVLPLPGLPGTFIFMADRWNPSNLRDSRYVWLPLFIGGLADEPLDNSFGFPLWSRVSIYWHRKWRLPEGWREGYT; this is translated from the exons ATGAAGGTTAGTAAGGggaggatgaagatgaggaaCAAACAGCGAAAATCATCTGCTCTCAATTTTGTTGCAGGATATCAATCCTCGTTATCTTTTATTCTATGGAGCTTGGTGGGTTTTGGTCTCATTGTCTGCTTCCTTTCCTATAAACATCAAGCAGACAGTGGGCAGACCCGTATTTACTTCAGCCATCTACCTGCGACCAGAGAATTGGAGGAAGTCGAGGAGGAGCATTTTCGCTTGCCACCTCCTCACAAGGTGAATCCTCGTGCAGTGAAACGGAGGGGGCCACGTAAGCAGCCAAAGGTTATGGATGAATATCTGGATGAGTCTTCAGCAATACACGGCTTGTTCTTTCCTGATCAAGGAGCGTCTATGGACCCATCAAAAGGCGGAAATGATAGCATGTACTTTTATCCCGGTAGAGTGTGGCTGGACACTAATGGAAATGCCATTCAAGCCCATGGTGGCGGGATTATGTATGATCACAAGACTGCTAAATTCTATTGGTATGGAGAAAACAAAGATGGACCAACCTACCAAGCTCACTCCAAAGGGGCACATAGG GTTGACATCATTGGAGTAAGCTGCTACTCATCGAAGGACCTATGGTCATGGACTCATGAAGGAATTGTGCTTCCTGGAGAGCCTACTAATGTCACCCATGACCTTCATAAATCGAAGGTGCTTGAGAGACCTAAGGTGATGTATAATGATCGCACTGGGAAATATGTTATGTGGATGCACATCGATGATGCTAACTACACCAAAGCATCTGTTGGTGTGGCTGTCAGCAACTCCCCCACTGGACCTTTTACTTACCTTTACAGCTTCCGCCCGCATGGTTTTGAAAGTAGAGACATGACAATCTTCAAAGATGATGATGGAATGGCTTACCTCTTCTACTCTTCTCGTGATAATACTGAGCTTCATGTTAGTCCATTGAGAAATGACTATCTTCACATTACAGCAGCGATGAAGAGAATATTAATAAGGCGACATCGGGAAGCGCCAGCGGTCTTCAAGCTCCAAGGAACCTACTACATGGTCACCTCTGGTTGCTCGGGTTGGGCTCCCAACAGAGCATTGGCACATGCTACAGACTCGATCATGGGCCTATGGAAAACATTGGGAAACCCTTGTGTTGGAGGCAACAAGTTTTTCCGACTGACAACGTTCTTATCTCAAAGCACATTCGTGCTACCCCTGCCTGGCTTGCCTGGTACATTTATCTTCATGGCGGATAGGTGGAATCCATCAAACTTGAGAGACTCCCGGTAtgtttggctacctctgttcaTTGGAGGATTGGCAGATGAACCGCTGGACAACAGTTTTGGCTTCCCATTGTGGTCAAGGGTGTCAATCTATTGGCACAGGAAATGGCGCCTCCCCGAAGGTTGGAGGGAGGGATATACCTGA
- the LOC133925716 gene encoding uncharacterized protein LOC133925716 isoform X3: MKMRNKQRKSSALNFVAGYQSSLSFILWSLVGFGLIVCFLSYKHQADSGQTRIYFSHLPATRELEEVEEEHFRLPPPHKVNPRAVKRRGPRKQPKVMDEYLDESSAIHGLFFPDQGASMDPSKGGNDSMYFYPGRVWLDTNGNAIQAHGGGIMYDHKTAKFYWYGENKDGPTYQAHSKGAHRVDIIGVSCYSSKDLWSWTHEGIVLPGEPTNVTHDLHKSKVLERPKVMYNDRTGKYVMWMHIDDANYTKASVGVAVSNSPTGPFTYLYSFRPHGFESRDMTIFKDDDGMAYLFYSSRDNTELHVSPLRNDYLHITAAMKRILIRRHREAPAVFKLQGTYYMVTSGCSGWAPNRALAHATDSIMGLWKTLGNPCVGGNKFFRLTTFLSQSTFVLPLPGLPGTFIFMADRWNPSNLRDSRYVWLPLFIGGLADEPLDNSFGFPLWSRVSIYWHRKWRLPEGWREGYT, from the exons atgaagatgaggaaCAAACAGCGAAAATCATCTGCTCTCAATTTTGTTGCAGGATATCAATCCTCGTTATCTTTTATTCTATGGAGCTTGGTGGGTTTTGGTCTCATTGTCTGCTTCCTTTCCTATAAACATCAAGCAGACAGTGGGCAGACCCGTATTTACTTCAGCCATCTACCTGCGACCAGAGAATTGGAGGAAGTCGAGGAGGAGCATTTTCGCTTGCCACCTCCTCACAAGGTGAATCCTCGTGCAGTGAAACGGAGGGGGCCACGTAAGCAGCCAAAGGTTATGGATGAATATCTGGATGAGTCTTCAGCAATACACGGCTTGTTCTTTCCTGATCAAGGAGCGTCTATGGACCCATCAAAAGGCGGAAATGATAGCATGTACTTTTATCCCGGTAGAGTGTGGCTGGACACTAATGGAAATGCCATTCAAGCCCATGGTGGCGGGATTATGTATGATCACAAGACTGCTAAATTCTATTGGTATGGAGAAAACAAAGATGGACCAACCTACCAAGCTCACTCCAAAGGGGCACATAGG GTTGACATCATTGGAGTAAGCTGCTACTCATCGAAGGACCTATGGTCATGGACTCATGAAGGAATTGTGCTTCCTGGAGAGCCTACTAATGTCACCCATGACCTTCATAAATCGAAGGTGCTTGAGAGACCTAAGGTGATGTATAATGATCGCACTGGGAAATATGTTATGTGGATGCACATCGATGATGCTAACTACACCAAAGCATCTGTTGGTGTGGCTGTCAGCAACTCCCCCACTGGACCTTTTACTTACCTTTACAGCTTCCGCCCGCATGGTTTTGAAAGTAGAGACATGACAATCTTCAAAGATGATGATGGAATGGCTTACCTCTTCTACTCTTCTCGTGATAATACTGAGCTTCATGTTAGTCCATTGAGAAATGACTATCTTCACATTACAGCAGCGATGAAGAGAATATTAATAAGGCGACATCGGGAAGCGCCAGCGGTCTTCAAGCTCCAAGGAACCTACTACATGGTCACCTCTGGTTGCTCGGGTTGGGCTCCCAACAGAGCATTGGCACATGCTACAGACTCGATCATGGGCCTATGGAAAACATTGGGAAACCCTTGTGTTGGAGGCAACAAGTTTTTCCGACTGACAACGTTCTTATCTCAAAGCACATTCGTGCTACCCCTGCCTGGCTTGCCTGGTACATTTATCTTCATGGCGGATAGGTGGAATCCATCAAACTTGAGAGACTCCCGGTAtgtttggctacctctgttcaTTGGAGGATTGGCAGATGAACCGCTGGACAACAGTTTTGGCTTCCCATTGTGGTCAAGGGTGTCAATCTATTGGCACAGGAAATGGCGCCTCCCCGAAGGTTGGAGGGAGGGATATACCTGA
- the LOC133885942 gene encoding uncharacterized protein LOC133885942: MPSAVRSAERNSVLKSLALFLAGDHEYIDVVVAGEDGACPATSSRLVVDIDFRSQFQVARPAPWYARLWSRLPPVFVGPRGKLRKAVSLLCAAAQRSLRESGLQVPPWRRSSYMHAKWLPCGVALPAAAGAPAAQWSMGNGRSGVSWRSSGLSMELSGSGAEVNGCQAGAIWA, encoded by the coding sequence ATGCCCTCTGCTGTTCGCTCTGCTGAACGCAACAGTGTACTGAAAAGCTTAGCGCTGTTCCTCGCAGGTGACCACGAGTACATCGACGTGGTCGTGGCGGGTGAGGACGGCGCGTGcccggccacctcctccaggCTAGTCGTCGACATCGATTTCCGGTCCCAGTTCCAGGTGGCTAGACCGGCCCCATGGTACGCCCGCCTGTGGAGCCGGCTGCCTCCCGTGTTCGTGGGCCCGCGGGGGAAGCTGCGCAAGGCGGTGTCCCTGCTCTGTGCGGCGGCGCAGCGGTCGCTGCGGGAGAGCGGCCTGCAGGTCCCGCCGTGGCGGAGGTCCAGCTACATGCACGCCAAGTGGCTCCCCTGCGGCGTGGCGCTGCCCGCCGCCGCGGGAGCCCCCGCGGCCCAGTGGTCTATGGGGAACGGGCGGAGCGGCGTGTCCTGGAGGTCAAGCGGCCTCTCCATGGAGCTGTCCGGCTCCGGCGCTGAGGTGAACGGCTGCCAAGCTGGGGCCATCTGGGCGTAG
- the LOC133885949 gene encoding uncharacterized protein LOC133885949 — MADDAAQRALVARVAAFTPEERREAARQEAERLEAARLETECQEAARLEATRRAEEERALVLTEQAAAATSALHAQAMAILNVKALVPIVLDFSSPHYNRWRGLFMNTLERYALADHVLSDADLSDDPSWKHMDATVLSWLYGTINPELLEAVMNREDGPPTARIVWLGLEQQFIGNKETRALLLDAEFHTFVQGDLTIDDYCRRLKTMADQVADLGEPVRNRTLVLNTLRGLNDRFSYLAALIQRQRPFPSFDAVRSDLRLTEITMKAKQSSPAQAFAASTPRAPTPPSAPPPASNGGSGGRNRTRRGGAKKNGGGGPSAPWSPGQPS, encoded by the coding sequence ATGGCCGACGACGCCGCGCAAAGAGCCCTTGTGGCGCGCGTTGCCGCCTTCACGCCTGAAGAGCGCCGCGAGGCTGCTCGTCAAGAGGCCGAGCGCCTGGAGGCCGCTCGCCTCGAGACGGAGTGCCAGGAAGCCGCGCGCCTTGAGGCCACCCGTCGCGCCGAAGAGGAGCGCGCGCTTGTTCTCACCGagcaggccgccgccgccacctcagcgCTTCATGCCCAGGCCATGGCGATCCTCAACGTCAAGGCCCTGGTGCCCATCGTCCTCGACTTTTCCTCGCCGCACTACAATCGGTGGCGCGGCCTCTTCATGAACACTCTTGAGCGGTACGCGCTGGCCGATCACGTTCTCTCCGATGCGGATCTCTCCGACGATCCTTCGTGGAAACACATGGACGCCACCGTCCTCTCCTGGCTCTACGGCACCATCAACCCCGAGCTCCTTGAGGCTGTGATGAACCGCGAAGACGGCCCTCCTACTGCTCGCATCGTCTGGCTAGGCCTCGAGCAGCAGTTTATTGGGAACAAGGAGACTCGCGCTCTACTCCTTGACGCCGAGTTCCACACATTTGTCCAAGGGGACTTGACCATCGACGACTACTGCCGCCGCCTCAAGACGATGGCCGATCAAGTTGCTGACCTTGGCGAGCCGGTCCGCAATCGCACCCTCGTCCTCAACACCCTCCGCGGCCTCAACGATCGCTTCTCCTACCTGGCAGCCCTGATTCAACGACAGCGTCCCTTCCCGTCCTTCGACGCCGTCCGCTCCGATCTCCGCCTCAccgagataaccatgaaggccAAGCAAAGCTCCCCGGCGCAAGCTTTTGCTGCCTCTACTCCGCGCGCTCCTACACCGCCGTCGGCGCCTCCTCCTGCCAGCAATGGCGGCTCCGGTGGCCGCAACAGgacgcggcgcggcggcgccaAGAAGAACGGGGGCGGCGGTCCATCCGCCCCGTGGTCTCCAGGACAGCCATCCTAG